A genome region from Nitrospira sp. includes the following:
- a CDS encoding ATP-binding protein, with protein sequence MCDPTGVPAWQNVLPGARGRSNRFLQWPAVMRQRVSLQRLITLSVLSVGILSGTVGLVYAYWQATQSLHASVGITFQEIARQSADKAALLLAKELEWLQRLSALPEIRSSVAGTGSVNQPTLQFEQWREEQHRYFHSLAIVRADGQLIGGRRSESARTFYAQQPWWPVVFSEHRPWAGPLTVDEEGHGFWEVAVPIGGQGESVRGALKAVIGTDRILSSIVGSRIGRTGHMMLLADDGVVLACAMLAPKLHATLQAPLAQASVDVATARGLEVEQDTHGGKQSIIGLARVVLPAQIEQARGWSILMQQDPSETFEPLLALMGKLGAFWVGALACIVWLRWRLGRRIVHPLGDLIQRVNVCGGAEPSNPLSFQASFVPSGIVEIDALAASFDDLAQRLEQASQVKAQYVRRLEQVNLDLATSEEHYRLLWNHSVDTKILLDPFGTIRDVNRRGEITLGRPASAFAQHSVTELVAEPDRPRLLEQLKLAIRSGADVPGGAMHVPIPAGELTMEVDVVPVKKAGRIESIMVQLRDLTEQQALERQLVRSERLASLSQFASMFAHDIRNPLAGIKKTLEWLGGCPEMRQDPPRRCLEDLRFTTDLLLGMINDMLDVYQENYSGLPLSTSPVSPSLLMNEVVRLFRSEAEAQEVQFRLQVPKTDVWIMGDGRRLQRVLINLIHNALKYSPPRGTIMISVQANSGQVSQRESVAEPHGGSSVTIQIQDEGPGIAPEDLPHLFEMFFRKKDGQDYRIGRGLGLHFCQLVVAAHGGQITTANRPEGGAEFTVALPVRQEQLCPSPS encoded by the coding sequence ATGTGCGATCCGACGGGCGTTCCCGCCTGGCAGAACGTGTTGCCTGGGGCGAGGGGCCGGTCGAATCGCTTTCTTCAATGGCCTGCCGTCATGCGTCAGCGGGTCAGTCTTCAACGTTTGATCACCCTCTCTGTGCTGTCGGTCGGGATTCTTTCCGGCACAGTCGGTCTTGTGTATGCCTATTGGCAGGCCACACAATCACTTCACGCCAGCGTCGGCATTACCTTCCAGGAAATAGCCCGTCAGAGCGCAGACAAAGCCGCGCTCCTGCTTGCCAAGGAACTCGAATGGCTGCAACGGCTCAGCGCCCTGCCTGAGATTCGATCTTCCGTGGCCGGCACAGGTTCCGTGAACCAGCCTACCCTGCAGTTCGAGCAGTGGCGGGAGGAGCAGCATCGTTATTTTCACTCGCTGGCGATTGTCCGGGCGGATGGCCAATTAATCGGAGGCCGGCGGAGCGAATCCGCGCGCACGTTTTATGCGCAGCAACCATGGTGGCCGGTGGTGTTCTCGGAACACCGTCCCTGGGCCGGTCCATTGACTGTTGACGAGGAGGGCCATGGTTTTTGGGAAGTCGCAGTGCCGATCGGCGGACAGGGTGAATCGGTGCGGGGAGCCCTGAAGGCCGTGATTGGGACGGACCGTATCCTGTCCTCGATTGTGGGAAGCCGGATCGGCCGGACAGGACACATGATGCTGCTGGCCGACGATGGTGTGGTGCTCGCCTGCGCCATGCTTGCCCCCAAGCTCCACGCGACTCTCCAGGCACCGCTCGCGCAAGCATCGGTGGATGTTGCCACCGCTCGGGGGCTTGAGGTGGAGCAGGATACCCATGGGGGCAAGCAAAGCATCATTGGTCTGGCCCGGGTTGTCCTCCCGGCGCAGATCGAACAAGCGCGCGGCTGGTCCATCCTGATGCAGCAAGATCCGTCGGAGACGTTCGAGCCGTTGCTGGCCCTCATGGGGAAACTCGGGGCATTCTGGGTTGGCGCGCTTGCATGTATCGTGTGGTTGCGCTGGCGACTGGGCCGACGCATTGTGCATCCGCTCGGCGATTTGATCCAGCGGGTCAATGTGTGCGGCGGCGCCGAGCCGTCGAATCCTCTTTCGTTTCAGGCCTCGTTCGTGCCCAGCGGGATTGTCGAGATCGATGCGTTGGCCGCGAGTTTCGACGATCTCGCTCAACGATTGGAACAGGCGTCGCAAGTCAAGGCTCAGTACGTTCGTCGGCTGGAGCAGGTGAACCTTGATCTTGCTACGTCGGAGGAGCATTACCGCCTCCTATGGAACCATTCGGTCGATACCAAAATTCTGCTCGATCCCTTCGGTACCATACGGGACGTCAATCGGCGGGGGGAGATCACCCTCGGGCGACCGGCATCGGCCTTCGCGCAGCACTCAGTGACTGAGCTCGTTGCTGAGCCCGATCGCCCCCGTCTGCTGGAACAGCTGAAGCTGGCGATTCGAAGCGGGGCGGACGTGCCGGGCGGGGCGATGCATGTCCCGATACCCGCCGGCGAGCTGACGATGGAGGTTGATGTGGTGCCGGTCAAGAAAGCCGGCCGTATTGAATCGATCATGGTCCAACTCCGTGATCTCACCGAGCAGCAGGCGCTCGAACGGCAATTAGTTCGGTCCGAGCGGCTGGCGTCGTTGAGCCAATTTGCCTCGATGTTTGCCCATGACATCAGGAACCCACTGGCCGGGATCAAGAAAACGCTGGAGTGGCTTGGAGGCTGCCCGGAGATGAGGCAGGATCCGCCGCGTCGCTGCTTGGAGGATTTGCGCTTCACCACCGATCTTCTGTTGGGCATGATCAACGACATGTTGGATGTCTACCAGGAGAACTATTCGGGACTGCCGTTGAGTACGTCACCGGTGTCGCCCAGTCTGTTGATGAACGAGGTGGTGCGACTCTTTCGTTCCGAGGCCGAGGCGCAGGAGGTGCAATTCCGGTTGCAGGTTCCCAAGACGGATGTCTGGATCATGGGAGACGGTCGGCGGTTGCAGCGGGTGCTGATCAATTTGATTCACAATGCGCTGAAGTATTCCCCGCCGAGGGGCACCATCATGATTAGCGTGCAGGCGAATAGCGGACAGGTCTCACAACGAGAATCTGTCGCCGAGCCGCATGGCGGTTCGAGCGTGACGATTCAGATTCAGGATGAAGGGCCAGGAATTGCGCCGGAGGACCTACCGCATCTCTTTGAAATGTTCTTCAGGAAAAAGGATGGGCAGGATTACCGGATCGGGCGCGGCCTGGGGCTGCACTTCTGTCAGCTGGTGGTGGCCGCCCATGGCGGGCAGATCACGACGGCGAATCGCCCCGAAGGCGGCGCGGAATTTACCGTTGCGTTGCCAGTCAGGCAGGAGCAGCTATGTCCATCACCATCGTGA
- a CDS encoding response regulator transcription factor, whose translation MSITIVIAEDQRLFRQSLRLLLEHERDLVVVGEAMDGRQAFDLAVLHKPGIVLMDVDMPRLDGITATRLIRSCVPDSKVLMLSVHDDDARIVAAVQAGACGYILKDADHQEFLRIIRATFKGEPVRSPFMPDGFAKQAVALVNQQEESSGGGLSLLTDREHEILACAAAGRSNKEIADQLYVSLDTVKTHLHHIYQKLRVSGRVEAVLTYLQSR comes from the coding sequence ATGTCCATCACCATCGTGATTGCCGAAGATCAACGTCTGTTCCGGCAAAGCCTGCGGCTCTTGCTTGAACATGAGCGAGACCTCGTTGTGGTCGGGGAAGCAATGGATGGCCGGCAGGCGTTCGACCTTGCGGTGCTCCACAAGCCCGGTATCGTCTTGATGGACGTGGACATGCCTCGGTTGGACGGCATTACCGCCACGCGGTTAATCCGCAGCTGTGTGCCGGACAGCAAGGTGTTGATGCTTTCGGTGCATGACGACGATGCCCGGATCGTGGCCGCCGTGCAAGCGGGGGCCTGCGGGTACATCCTCAAGGATGCGGACCACCAGGAGTTTTTGCGGATCATTCGCGCAACGTTCAAGGGCGAACCGGTGCGGTCTCCGTTCATGCCCGATGGGTTTGCGAAGCAGGCGGTCGCCTTGGTGAATCAGCAGGAGGAGTCGAGCGGGGGCGGGTTGTCCCTTTTGACCGATCGCGAGCATGAAATCCTCGCTTGCGCGGCTGCCGGACGGAGCAATAAAGAAATCGCCGATCAGTTGTACGTGTCCCTCGATACCGTCAAGACCCATCTGCACCACATTTATCAAAAGT